TCTTTAATATTTTGAATATCAGAGAGAACACCGTAATTGCCAGTTTAAAAAGGCATAAAAAATTCGGCTTTTATCTGAGCGAGAAGTCCATGGAAAAAGACACGCAGGAATATATTAATACCCTGCGTACCAAGACACCGTCACAGGAAACAAAGATTCGTGCGTTGTCCGGAGGCAATCAGCAGAAGGTGATTCTCGGAAGATGGCTGCTCACTGATCCGGAGGTATTGCTTCTGGATGAACCTACCCGGGGGATTGACGTGGGAGCAAAATACGAAATTTACCAGTTGATTATTGACCTGGCTAATAAAGGCAAGGTTGTAATTGTGGTTTCTTCTGAAATGCCGGAGCTTCTTGGTATCTGTGACAGAATCCTTGTGATGTCAGGAGGCAGACTGGCGGGCGAGGTTTCCGCTGAGGAGGCAACGCAGGAACAGATTATGACTTATGCTGCTAAATACGTATAATTAAGGAGGAATTTCCTGATGAAAGTGATTACAAATATAAAAACACGCTATGCAGACTATAAAGCGTTAGATGCAAAAAGCAAAGCGACGGTGTGGAAAGAAGGGCTGATCAATAATGCGCTGTATATCATGATTATTATTGCCGCTATCTACACCTATACGCAGAATCGTAGATTTTTAAGTACATCATCCATCGTTAATATCATCTCGCTGTCCGCAGCGAATATACCGATTGCCTGTGGTATTGCAGGTACCATCGTGCTTACGGGTACCGACCTTTCTGCCGGACGTGTCGTAGGTCTGACGGCGTGTATCTCAGCGTCCCTGCTGCAGGCTACCACGTATGCGACCAAGATATTTCCGGAGCTGCCGGTTATGCCGATTCCTCTGGTTATTTTAATTGTTGTCATCGTTGGCGGTATTGTAGGATGGGTGAACGGCTTTTTCGTAGCTAAATTCCATCTGCATCCATTTATCGTAACCCTGGCCACGCAGCTGATTGTTTACGGCGTTTTGCTGATGTATATCATGTTAAACGGTAATAACGGACAGCCTCTGTCCGGCCTTGATAAATCCTTTAAGAATTTTGTAACAGGAAGCATTCTGAAAGTCGGAGGTGTACCGATTCCAAACTATGTATGGTACGCATGCATCGTCGTTGTATTTATGTGGTTCATGTGGAATAAGACCACATTTGGAAAGAACATGTTTGCAGTAGGTTCTAATCCGGAAGCTGCCAATGTGTCCGGTGTAAATGTTATGAGAACCACAATCCTTGTACATACACTGGCAGGTTGTATGTATGGTATCACAGGATTTATAGAATCTGCACGTATCGGTTCCAACCAGGCGAATACAGGTCTGAATTACGAAGCAGATGCGATCGCTGCCTGCGTAATCGGCGGTGTATCCTTTGTAGGTGGTACCGGTAAAATCAGTGGTGTTGTTATGGGGGTATTCATATTAAGAATTATCTTTGTTGCCCTTAACTTCCTCTCAATCAACCAGAACCTGCAGTATGTAATTAAGGGTCTAATTATCCTGGTTGCCTGTGCAGTTGATATGAGAAAATACCTGGTAAGGAAGTAATTAAGATTAGTTAGATGGAGGAAATTATGGACGAGAAGAAGCCGACAGAGAACGAAGGATGGAAAAAAAATGCGAGAGCAGCGATATACGCAATGGCGGGATTCTATCTGCTGACGCTGGCATACCACATGTTTGAAGCCATTTCCTCCAGCCGCGGTAAAGAACAGCTGGTAATGATTGTATTTACGATTTTATTTACGATTATTGGTCTTTTAATGATTGGATTCGGTTTGATGGCCGGGTATAAGAATATGAAAAAGGCAGAGAGCCGTTCGGAGGATGATGTTTGAACTTGAATTGAGGAGGGTGGTAATGAAGAAGAAATTATTATCAGTTTTTTTGTCAATGATACTTGCTTCCGGCCTGTCGTTTCCGTATTTGGCGGAACCGATACAGGCCAGAGCGGCAGCAGAGACCAGAGAGTGGACAGGAAACCCGGGTATTTTCCAGGTGAACAGAGAAAAGGCCCGTGCCACA
The window above is part of the Novisyntrophococcus fermenticellae genome. Proteins encoded here:
- a CDS encoding galactose/methyl galactoside ABC transporter permease MglC → MKVITNIKTRYADYKALDAKSKATVWKEGLINNALYIMIIIAAIYTYTQNRRFLSTSSIVNIISLSAANIPIACGIAGTIVLTGTDLSAGRVVGLTACISASLLQATTYATKIFPELPVMPIPLVILIVVIVGGIVGWVNGFFVAKFHLHPFIVTLATQLIVYGVLLMYIMLNGNNGQPLSGLDKSFKNFVTGSILKVGGVPIPNYVWYACIVVVFMWFMWNKTTFGKNMFAVGSNPEAANVSGVNVMRTTILVHTLAGCMYGITGFIESARIGSNQANTGLNYEADAIAACVIGGVSFVGGTGKISGVVMGVFILRIIFVALNFLSINQNLQYVIKGLIILVACAVDMRKYLVRK